A region from the Ammospiza nelsoni isolate bAmmNel1 chromosome 1, bAmmNel1.pri, whole genome shotgun sequence genome encodes:
- the RMC1 gene encoding regulator of MON1-CCZ1 complex isoform X1, with protein sequence MAAAMGRDPPGPAEDEAPGAAAAGGAAGREGGGEEGEGRARGGAEAGGCYLALCARPVHFEKANPVNCVFFDEANKQVFAVRSGGATGVVVKGLEDRNPISFRMEDKGEVKCIKFSLGNKILAVQRTSKSVDFLNFIPDSPQLEYTQECKTKNANILGFCWTSSTEIVFITDQGIEFYQVLPEKRSLKLLKNQSINVNWYMYCPESSVILLSTTVLGNVLQPFYFKSGTMAKLSKFEIELPAAPKSSKLSLSERDIAMATIYGQLYVLYLRHHSRTSNSTGAEVVLYHLPREGSCKKTHILKLNRTGKFALNVVDNLVVVHHQDTETSVIFDIKLKGEFDGSTTIHQFVLPPRSIQPYQIPVAGPASVTSQAPVPCKLYSSSWIVFQPDIIISASEGYLWSLQVKLEPVVNLLLDKGKLMDFLLQRKECKMVILSVCSQMLSEPERGSLSVIATVFDKLNNEYKKYLEAEQSYTMVVETGLSRSNPLLKRPVRTQAVIDQSDMYTHVLSVFTEKKEAPHKFTIAVLMEYIRSLNQFQIAVQHYLYELVIKTLVQHNLFYMLHQFLQYHVLSDSKPLACLLLSLESIYPPAHQLSLDMLKRLSTANDEIVEVLLSKHQVLAALRFIRGIGGHDSISARKFLDAAKQAEDEMLFYTIFRFFEQRNQRLRGNPSFTPGEHCEEHVTFFKQVFGEHALMKPTTF encoded by the exons ATGGCCGCCGCCATGGGCCGCGACCCGCCGGGGCCGGCCGAGGACGAGGCGCCGGgagcggcagcagcaggaggggcagcgggaagagaaggaggaggagaagagggcGAGGGGCGAGCGCGGGGCGGCGCGGAGGCCGGCGGCTGCTACCTGGCGCTGTGCGCGCGGCCCGTGCACTTCGAGAAGGCGAACCCCGTGAACTGCGTGTTCTTCGACGAGGCCAACAAGCAG GTTTTTGCTGTTCGATCTGGTGGAGCGACAGGGGTTGTTGTTAAAGGTTTGGAGGATAGAAATCCTATTTCCTTCAG GATGGAGGATAAAGGAGAAGTGAAGTGCATCAAATTTTCCTTGGGGAACAAGATTCTGGCTGTGCAGAGAACTTCGAAAAGTGTG gattttttgaattttattcCAGATAGCCCTCAACTAGAATATACACAGGAATGTAAG ACAAAGAATGCCAATATTCTGGGATTCTGCTGGACAAGTTCTACAGAAATTGTCTTCATCACAGATCAAGGAATTGAATTCTACCAG GTATTGCCAGAGAAACGAAGTTTAAAGCTCCTGAAGAATCAGAGTATTAATGTCAATTGGTACATGTATTGTCCAGAGAGCTCTGTTATCCTTCTTTCAACCACTGTCCTTGGAAATGTCCTGCAGCCATTCTATTTCAAG AGTGGGACCATGGCAAAACTATCAAAATTTGAAATTGAGTTGCCTGCAGCACCCAAGTCATCCAAGCTCAGCCTTTCTGAAAGAGATATTGCTATGGCTACAAT ATACGGGCAGCTTTACGTTCTCTATTTGAGGCATCACTCAAGGACTTCCAACAGCACAGGAGCAGAAGTAGTGCTCTATCACTTACCCAG AGAGGGCTCCTGTAAGAAGACACATATTTTAAAGCTGAACAGAACTGGGAAGTTTGCACTGAATGTAGTGGATAACTTGGTGGTAGTACATCATCAGGATACTGAG ACTTCAGTTATATTTGACATCAAGCTGAAGGGAGAATTTGATGGGTCCACAACAATCCATCAGTTTGTACTTCCACCTCGATCAATACAACCCTATCAGATACCTGTAGCAG GCCCAGCTTCTGTGACAAGTCAGGCTCCTGTTCCATGTAAACTCT ATTCTTCTTCTTGGATTGTCTTTCAACCTGATATTATCATTAGTGCAAGTGAAG GTTACCTCTGGAGTCTTCAAGTGAAACTTGAACCTGTAGTTAACCTCTTGCTAGATAAAGGAAAACTAATGGATTTCCTTCTCCaaagaaaagaatgcaaaatgGTTATCCTGTCTGTATGCTCTCAAA tGCTCAGtgagccagagagaggatcacTGTCTGTGATTGCAACTGTTTTTGACAAACTGAATAATGAATATAAGAAGTACTTGGAAGCTGAGCAAAGCTATACAATG GTGGTAGAAACAGGCCTGAGTAGAAGTAATCCACTCCTGAAACGACCTGTCCGCACCCAAGCAGTTATTGACCAGTCTGATATGTACACACATGTTTTATCTGTTTTTACAGAGAAGAAG GAAGCACCTCACAAGTTCACTATAGCTGTATTGATGGAATACATTCGCTCTCTCAACCAGTTCCAGATTGCAGTTCAG CACTACTTGTATGAGCTGGTCATCAAAACCCTTGTTCAACACAACTTGTTCTACATGCTCCATCAGTTTCTGCAGTACCATGTGCTCAGTGACTCAAAGCCCTTG GCTTGTCTCTTACTGTCCCTGGAAAGCATTTACCCTCCTGCACATCAGCTCTCGCTGGACATGTTAAAA AGACTTTCCACAGCAAATGATGAAATAGTGGAAGTTCTGTTGTCCAAACACCAAGTTTTGGCTGCCTTGAGATTCATCAGGGGTATTGGAGGACACGACAGCATTTCAGCCCGCAAATTCCTCGATGCAGCGAAACAAGCAGAGGATGAGATGCTTTTCTACACCATATTCCGCTTCTTTGAACAAAGAAACCAGCGGTTACGGGGAAACCCCAGCTTCACACCAG GTGAGCACTGTGAAGAACATGTCACCTTCTTCAAACAAGTTTTTGGAGAACACGCTCTTATGAAACCCACAACATTCTGA
- the RMC1 gene encoding regulator of MON1-CCZ1 complex isoform X2: protein MLVSRTEDAGLDSPRSVPVPRHRPPELSICSDFRMEDKGEVKCIKFSLGNKILAVQRTSKSVDFLNFIPDSPQLEYTQECKTKNANILGFCWTSSTEIVFITDQGIEFYQVLPEKRSLKLLKNQSINVNWYMYCPESSVILLSTTVLGNVLQPFYFKSGTMAKLSKFEIELPAAPKSSKLSLSERDIAMATIYGQLYVLYLRHHSRTSNSTGAEVVLYHLPREGSCKKTHILKLNRTGKFALNVVDNLVVVHHQDTETSVIFDIKLKGEFDGSTTIHQFVLPPRSIQPYQIPVAGPASVTSQAPVPCKLYSSSWIVFQPDIIISASEGYLWSLQVKLEPVVNLLLDKGKLMDFLLQRKECKMVILSVCSQMLSEPERGSLSVIATVFDKLNNEYKKYLEAEQSYTMVVETGLSRSNPLLKRPVRTQAVIDQSDMYTHVLSVFTEKKEAPHKFTIAVLMEYIRSLNQFQIAVQHYLYELVIKTLVQHNLFYMLHQFLQYHVLSDSKPLACLLLSLESIYPPAHQLSLDMLKRLSTANDEIVEVLLSKHQVLAALRFIRGIGGHDSISARKFLDAAKQAEDEMLFYTIFRFFEQRNQRLRGNPSFTPGEHCEEHVTFFKQVFGEHALMKPTTF, encoded by the exons ATGCTGGTGTCCAGAACTGAGGATGCAGGATTGGATAGTCCCAGAAGTGTTCCAGTTCCACGTCACAGGCCACCAGAGCTGAGCATTTGCAGTGATTTCAG GATGGAGGATAAAGGAGAAGTGAAGTGCATCAAATTTTCCTTGGGGAACAAGATTCTGGCTGTGCAGAGAACTTCGAAAAGTGTG gattttttgaattttattcCAGATAGCCCTCAACTAGAATATACACAGGAATGTAAG ACAAAGAATGCCAATATTCTGGGATTCTGCTGGACAAGTTCTACAGAAATTGTCTTCATCACAGATCAAGGAATTGAATTCTACCAG GTATTGCCAGAGAAACGAAGTTTAAAGCTCCTGAAGAATCAGAGTATTAATGTCAATTGGTACATGTATTGTCCAGAGAGCTCTGTTATCCTTCTTTCAACCACTGTCCTTGGAAATGTCCTGCAGCCATTCTATTTCAAG AGTGGGACCATGGCAAAACTATCAAAATTTGAAATTGAGTTGCCTGCAGCACCCAAGTCATCCAAGCTCAGCCTTTCTGAAAGAGATATTGCTATGGCTACAAT ATACGGGCAGCTTTACGTTCTCTATTTGAGGCATCACTCAAGGACTTCCAACAGCACAGGAGCAGAAGTAGTGCTCTATCACTTACCCAG AGAGGGCTCCTGTAAGAAGACACATATTTTAAAGCTGAACAGAACTGGGAAGTTTGCACTGAATGTAGTGGATAACTTGGTGGTAGTACATCATCAGGATACTGAG ACTTCAGTTATATTTGACATCAAGCTGAAGGGAGAATTTGATGGGTCCACAACAATCCATCAGTTTGTACTTCCACCTCGATCAATACAACCCTATCAGATACCTGTAGCAG GCCCAGCTTCTGTGACAAGTCAGGCTCCTGTTCCATGTAAACTCT ATTCTTCTTCTTGGATTGTCTTTCAACCTGATATTATCATTAGTGCAAGTGAAG GTTACCTCTGGAGTCTTCAAGTGAAACTTGAACCTGTAGTTAACCTCTTGCTAGATAAAGGAAAACTAATGGATTTCCTTCTCCaaagaaaagaatgcaaaatgGTTATCCTGTCTGTATGCTCTCAAA tGCTCAGtgagccagagagaggatcacTGTCTGTGATTGCAACTGTTTTTGACAAACTGAATAATGAATATAAGAAGTACTTGGAAGCTGAGCAAAGCTATACAATG GTGGTAGAAACAGGCCTGAGTAGAAGTAATCCACTCCTGAAACGACCTGTCCGCACCCAAGCAGTTATTGACCAGTCTGATATGTACACACATGTTTTATCTGTTTTTACAGAGAAGAAG GAAGCACCTCACAAGTTCACTATAGCTGTATTGATGGAATACATTCGCTCTCTCAACCAGTTCCAGATTGCAGTTCAG CACTACTTGTATGAGCTGGTCATCAAAACCCTTGTTCAACACAACTTGTTCTACATGCTCCATCAGTTTCTGCAGTACCATGTGCTCAGTGACTCAAAGCCCTTG GCTTGTCTCTTACTGTCCCTGGAAAGCATTTACCCTCCTGCACATCAGCTCTCGCTGGACATGTTAAAA AGACTTTCCACAGCAAATGATGAAATAGTGGAAGTTCTGTTGTCCAAACACCAAGTTTTGGCTGCCTTGAGATTCATCAGGGGTATTGGAGGACACGACAGCATTTCAGCCCGCAAATTCCTCGATGCAGCGAAACAAGCAGAGGATGAGATGCTTTTCTACACCATATTCCGCTTCTTTGAACAAAGAAACCAGCGGTTACGGGGAAACCCCAGCTTCACACCAG GTGAGCACTGTGAAGAACATGTCACCTTCTTCAAACAAGTTTTTGGAGAACACGCTCTTATGAAACCCACAACATTCTGA
- the RIOK3 gene encoding serine/threonine-protein kinase RIO3 yields the protein MDSVGVAAAAPDAGPGPAWQSKCPWGAPSTTSISCSLADVMSEQLAKELQLEEENAAFPEVVAAAEGPFITGENIDTSSDLMLAQMLQMEFDREYDAQLRREEKKINGDSKVSISFENYRKVHPYDSDSSEDEVDWQDTRHDPYRADKPTTTPRRGFIGKGKDITTKHDEVVCGRKNTARMENFAPEFQVGDGIGMDLKLSNQVFNALKQHAYSEERRSARLHEKKEHSTAEKAVDPKTRLLLYKMVNSGMLETITGCISTGKESVVFHAYGGNANEDKVIPPECAIKVFKTTLNEFKNRDKYIKDDYRFKDRFSKLNPRKIIRMWAEKEMHNLTRMQNAGIPCPQVVILKKHVLVMSFIGQDQVPAPKLKDVTLSSEDMKKAYYQILNMMQQLYRECNLVHADLSEYNMLWHDGKVWLIDVSQSVEPTHPHGLEFLFRDCRNVSQFFQKGGVAEALNERELFNAVSGLNITADNEVDFQAEIEALEKMNEDHVQNHGKKLSTFSSDGDPPIYDE from the exons ATGGACTCGGTGGGAGTCGCTGCCGCCGCGCCCGacgccgggccgggccccgcctGGCAGAGCAAG TGTCCGTGGGGAGCCCCTAGCACAACATCAATATCATGTTCTCTTGCTGATGTCATGAGTGAACAGCTGGCAAAAGAATTGcagctggaagaagaaaatgctgcttttcctgaagTGGTTGC TGCTGCTGAAGGACCATTTATTACAGGAGAAAATATTGACACTTCTAGTGATCTAATGCTAGCTCAGATGCTGCAGATGGAATTTGACAGGGAATACGATGCACAGCTTCGGCGTGAAGAGAAGAAGATCAATGGAGATAGCAAAG tcTCCATATCCTTTGAAAATTATCGGAAGGTGCATCCCTATGACAGTGACAGCTCAGAGGATGAGGTTGATTGGCAGGATACCCGTCATGATCCATACAGAGCAG ATAAACCTACTACTACACCAAGAAGGGGTTtcataggaaaaggaaaagacattACTACAAAACATGATGAAGTGGTATGTGGAAGAAAAAACACTGCTCGCATGGAAAAT TTTGCACCTGAATTCCAAGTTGGGGATGGAATTGGGATGGACTTAAAGCTGTCAAATCAAGTCTTCAATGCCTTAAAACAACATGCATACTCTGAGGAACGTCGAAGTGCAAGGCTCCATGAGAAGAAGGAGCACTCCACTGCT GAGAAAGCAGTGGATCCTAAAACACGTTTACTTCTGTACAAGATGGTCAATTCTGGGATGCTGGAGACCATCACAGGCTGCATCAGCACAGGAAAGGAATCTGTTGTTTTTCATGCCTATGGAGGAAA TGCAAATGAAGATAAAGTTATTCCTCCAGAATGTGCCATCAAAGTGTTTAAAACAACTCTTAATGAATTCAAGAACCGTGACAAATACATTAAGGATGACTACAGGTTTAAAGACCGCTTCAGTAAATTGAATCCACGAAAAATTATTCGTATGTGGGCTGAGAAAGAAATGCATAACTTAACaag AATGCAAAATGCAGGAATTCCTTGTCCTCAAGTGGTTATCCTTAAGAAGCACGTCTTGGTTATGTCTTTCATTGGCCAGGATCAAGTCCCAGCTCCTAAACTAAAGGATGTAACACTTAGTAGTGAAGATATGAAAAAGGCCTACTACCAGATTCTTAAT ATGATGCAGCAGTTGTATAGGGAGTGCAACCTGGTCCATGCAGATCTGAGTGAATACAACATGCTTTGGCATGATGGGAAG GTCTGGCTCATTGATGTCAGTCAGTCTGTGGAGCCAACCCATCCTCATGGACTTGAGTTTTTGTTCAGAGACTGTAGGAATGTTTCACAG TTCTTCCAGAAAGGAGGCGTGGCAGAAGCACTTAATGAGCGGGAACTCTTCAACGCTGTCTCAGGTTTAAATATTACAGCTGACAATGAAGTAGACTTCCAAGCAGAG ATTGAAGCTTTGGAGAAGATGAATGAAGATCACGTGCAGAATCATGGAAAGAAACTGTCAACATTTTCTAGTGATGGAGACCCACCTATATATGATGAATAG